One Onthophagus taurus isolate NC chromosome 11, IU_Otau_3.0, whole genome shotgun sequence genomic window carries:
- the LOC139432069 gene encoding uncharacterized protein → MGVGRNLKDHPDQESIFIAPALDCDDPYSKFKEIHNEIIGLIKDDVFDTHDQVRRQADSAYYSIKAIYYDIKNRDDAIQNANLNITAASPKLNKITLPVFSGDYKAWPSFYDLFRTMVHENTSLSVVAKYQYLLTSLSGEPFNLIKGLPMTDANYSIAFETLKNRYQNKRQLATIYYNEIQKLTIKQDNTSKAFRLLTDTFSENFEGLKSLGFPVDKWDFLLFSILLEKFDMTTKTQFEFEHRNFQIPTYQQLMTFLESHAKALDSAKLTTSNSKDVKFASKLNPSSFATEIKFKQTHFACSLCNDDHNLEQMSKIS, encoded by the coding sequence ATGGGCGTCGGCCGCAATTTAAAAGATCATCCAGACCaagaatcaatttttattgctCCCGCTCTTGATTGTGACGATCCCTATAGCAAATTTAAGGAAATCCATAATGAAATTATTGGTTTAATTAAAGATGATGTTTTCGATACACACGATCAGGTACGTCGTCAAGCCGATTCCGCATATTATTCTATCAAGGCAATCTattatgatattaaaaatcgcgATGATGCGATCCAAAACGCCAACCTTAATATTACCGCTGCCTCTcctaaattaaacaaaatcacCCTTCCGGTTTTTTCCGGAGATTATAAAGCATGGCCCAGTTTTTACGACTTATTCAGAACGATGGTACATGAAAACACTTCACTGTCAGTTGTTGCTAagtatcaatatttattgacgTCGTTGTCCGGAGAGCCGTTTAATCTTATCAAAGGGTTACCCATGACAGATGCCAATTATTCAATTGCATTCGAAACCTTAAAAAACCGCTATCAGAACAAGAGACAATTAgcaacaatttattataacgAGATACagaagttaacaattaaacaaGATAACACATCAAAGGCTTTTCGATTGTTGACTGATACCTTTTCAGAAAATTTCGAAGGATTGAAGTCACTCGGATTTCCCGTAGATAAATGggattttttgttgtttagtATTTTGCTCGAAAAATTTGATATGACTACAAAAACTCAGTTTGAGTTCGAACATCGCAATTTTCAGATACCCACATATCAACAATTGATGACCTTCCTTGAAAGCCATGCTAAAGCTCTGGACTCCGCTAAACTCACTACATCAAATTCCAAAGATGTGAAATTCGCTTCTAAGCTCAATCCATCAAGTTTTGCTAccgaaataaaattcaaacaaaCTCATTTTGCGTGTTCGTTGTGTAATGATGATCATAATTTAGAACAGATGTCCAAAATTTCATGA
- the LOC139432068 gene encoding uncharacterized protein, whose product MTQSPEDLKCEEIFVNNYQRTQSGRFIVKLPFRNESHDLDQSYSQALRRFLSLEKRLIKMSTVYAKYKVFMEDYLGKGHMSPIPSHDYHDPQSYYLPHHAVYRHDSSKIRVVFDASAKTNNGHSLNDLLITGSKLQSDLVSILVNFRCLPVVFICDIRQMYRQILIHPQHRNYQRIIWRNSPHDNISEYQLNTVTYGISSSPYLALRTIQELAKIYADQYPAASHTLLHDTYADDIVTGSVSLQDALNLQQQLITLLSLGGFELAKWASNESELMRNIDDIQHGAPVLLDNREDGFIKVLGLHWDPQDDTFGFSYVPRETNCTKRSILSNIARIHDPIGFITLCILAAKRLMQKLWWQGFIQRKL is encoded by the coding sequence ATGACTCAGTCACCTGAAGATCTGAAGTGCGAagaaatatttgtaaataattatcaaCGAACACAAAGCGGACGATTTATAGTCAAACTGCCATTTCGAAATGAAAGTCATGATTTGGATCAATCGTACTCACAAGCTTTACGAAGATTTTTATCTTTAGAAAAGAGACTAATTAAAATGTCTACTGTGTATGCTAAATATAAAGTATTCATGGAAGATTATCTGGGAAAGGGTCACATGTCTCCTATTCCTTCTCACGATTATCATGATCCACAATCCTATTACCTTCCGCATCATGCTGTTTACCGTCATGATTCTTCTAAAATTAGAGTTGTATTCGATGCTTCAGCCAAAACTAATAATGGACACTCTCTTAATGATCTTCTAATTACTGGTTCTAAGCTTCAAAGCGATTTAGTTTCTATTCTCGTTAATTTCCGATGTTTACCTGTCGTATTTATTTGTGACATAAGACAAATGTATCGTCAGATTCTAATTCATCCACAACACCGCAATTATCAACGCATAATTTGGAGAAATTCTCCTCATGACAATATTAGTGAATATCAATTGAACACTGTAACTTATGGTATCTCATCTTCCCCATATTTGGCACTACGAACCATCCAAGAGCTTGCAAAAATATATGCAGATCAATATCCTGCGGCCTCGCACACGTTGTTGCACGACACATATGCCGATGATATCGTTACGGGCAGTGTATCACTTCAAGATGCTTTAAATCTACAACAACAACTTATAACATTGTTATCGCTGGGTGGTTTTGAGCTCGCTAAATGGGCAAGCAACGAATCTGAATTGATGAGAAACATTGATGACATTCAACATGGTGCTCCAGTTTTATTGGATAACCGAGAAGACGGTTTTATTAAGGTCCTGGGTCTCCATTGGGATCCTCAAGATGATACATTTGGGTTTTCATACGTCCCTAGAGAAACAAATTGCACTAAAAGATCAATTTTGTCAAACATTGCAAGAATACATGATCCGATCGGCTTTATCACGCTTTGTATTCTTGCTGCTAAGCGTCTGATGCAAAAATTGTGGTGGCAAGGATTTATACAACGAAAACTTTAG